From Chryseobacterium gallinarum, one genomic window encodes:
- a CDS encoding GEVED domain-containing protein has protein sequence MKNFLLAGFLTIWAWTFGQTYCIPEFSDGCDEGDQIDNFEIPLIGFSHLGTGCSSGAYGDFTSQTINLNAGVAYPFTITHGYENEYVRIWIDFNNDGTFDETTELVASSISVEDTNGSITNSTIVIPLTVTPGTYRMRVADKYDENPVPCNIDGYGEAHDYTVVIGAAPSCLAPSALTLNSLASNAAEISWTAPASTVGVGYEYYLSTSATPPLPAAVATGSVNAQATSAQLPSLSPTTLYYVWVRSVCSASDKSMWSLGFTFYTPCTATTPTYTNDFSTYPVDCWTQASDGTPATGPTGVDEYWYEKDFLNSGAGNSSVRMNVYSENRIGWLKTIPFNLSAGGYKVSFDYGVTDYNNANPSGMGSDDTVQFLVSVNGGVSWTVLQTWNAANAPSNTSTNYSYDLSSYTGNNTVFAFYGSSGTVDDDEDYEFFVDNFTVESSLAVSEINKEKYDIKIHPNPFTEILNITKVDQIRSISVSDLSGKRVKSFEQPVPVLYLGDLSAGIYLITLHMKDGSKQVIKTIKK, from the coding sequence ATGAAAAATTTTTTACTTGCTGGTTTCTTAACCATCTGGGCCTGGACTTTTGGCCAAACGTATTGCATCCCTGAATTTTCAGATGGATGTGATGAGGGAGATCAAATTGACAATTTCGAAATCCCTTTAATAGGATTTAGTCATCTCGGAACGGGGTGCTCCTCTGGCGCTTATGGAGATTTTACCTCTCAAACAATTAACCTTAATGCCGGAGTAGCTTATCCTTTCACTATTACTCATGGATATGAAAATGAATATGTAAGGATCTGGATTGATTTTAATAACGATGGTACCTTTGATGAAACCACCGAATTGGTAGCATCTTCCATAAGCGTTGAAGATACCAATGGCTCAATTACGAACAGCACAATTGTCATTCCGCTTACAGTAACTCCCGGAACATACCGGATGAGGGTAGCAGACAAATATGATGAAAATCCTGTCCCGTGTAATATAGATGGCTATGGGGAAGCACACGATTATACCGTGGTTATAGGAGCAGCTCCAAGCTGTCTTGCACCATCGGCTTTAACTTTGAATTCCCTTGCATCAAATGCTGCTGAAATTTCATGGACAGCTCCTGCAAGTACAGTAGGGGTGGGATATGAATATTATCTGTCTACATCAGCTACTCCTCCTTTGCCAGCCGCTGTAGCTACCGGAAGTGTAAATGCCCAGGCTACTTCAGCTCAGTTACCCAGTCTTTCGCCAACAACTCTTTATTATGTATGGGTTCGGTCCGTGTGCAGTGCTTCAGATAAAAGCATGTGGTCTTTAGGCTTTACATTTTATACTCCTTGTACGGCCACAACCCCAACTTATACCAATGATTTCTCAACATATCCGGTTGATTGCTGGACTCAGGCTTCTGACGGAACCCCGGCTACCGGACCTACAGGAGTTGATGAATATTGGTATGAAAAAGATTTTCTGAACTCAGGAGCCGGCAATAGCTCTGTAAGAATGAACGTATATTCTGAAAACAGGATAGGGTGGCTGAAAACCATCCCTTTCAACTTGTCAGCCGGAGGATACAAAGTATCGTTCGATTATGGTGTTACTGATTATAACAATGCAAATCCTTCCGGAATGGGATCTGATGACACGGTACAGTTTTTAGTGTCTGTCAATGGTGGAGTCAGCTGGACTGTTCTCCAAACATGGAATGCTGCTAATGCTCCGTCTAATACTTCTACAAACTATTCTTATGATCTTTCATCCTATACAGGAAATAATACTGTATTTGCCTTTTACGGTTCGTCCGGAACTGTTGATGACGATGAAGATTATGAATTTTTTGTAGATAATTTTACCGTAGAATCTTCATTGGCTGTTTCTGAAATCAACAAAGAGAAATATGATATTAAGATACATCCTAATCCATTCACGGAAATACTGAATATTACAAAAGTTGACCAGATCAGATCAATTTCGGTTTCGGATCTTTCCGGAAAACGGGTAAAAAGTTTTGAACAGCCTGTTCCGGTTCTTTATTTAGGAGATTTGAGCGCCGGAATTTACCTGATTACACTCCATATGAAAGATGGTTCCAAGCAGGTAATTAAAACCATTAAAAAATAA
- a CDS encoding ion transporter, producing the protein MEREHHLVPEDKLWQRYLFRVIYRSDTRLGKLFDIILLSLILISTAIIMMESVPQLDKRFHYTFLILEWIISIFFTAEYSMRIAVIKNKRHYIFSFFGIIDFLALVPFYLSFFFPITKYFLIFRMLRMLRIFRIFNLLDFMNDGYLIVRALKNSSRKIYIFLLFLIIFSVIVGSLMFMVEGGRPGFETIPQSIYWAVVTVTTVGYGDVSPITPLGKFFAVVLMLAGYSIIAVPTGIVTAEMRNKRQNLEKVCDRCGNEDIDDDARYCKQCGKKLA; encoded by the coding sequence ATGGAAAGAGAGCATCATCTTGTTCCTGAAGATAAGCTATGGCAAAGATACCTTTTTAGGGTCATCTACCGTTCCGATACCAGGCTCGGAAAACTTTTCGACATCATTTTACTGTCTTTAATTCTTATCAGCACCGCTATCATTATGATGGAAAGTGTACCTCAGCTTGATAAAAGATTCCATTACACCTTCCTGATTCTTGAATGGATCATCTCCATTTTTTTCACTGCCGAATACTCTATGCGAATTGCTGTGATAAAGAATAAGAGACATTATATTTTCAGTTTTTTCGGAATTATAGATTTTCTTGCCCTGGTGCCTTTTTATCTTAGTTTTTTCTTTCCTATTACCAAATATTTTCTGATCTTCCGGATGCTGAGAATGCTGAGAATCTTCAGGATTTTCAACTTACTGGATTTTATGAACGATGGTTACCTCATCGTACGGGCATTGAAAAACAGTTCCAGGAAAATTTATATTTTTCTCCTGTTCCTGATTATCTTTTCAGTGATTGTCGGCTCTTTAATGTTTATGGTGGAAGGCGGAAGACCCGGATTTGAAACGATTCCACAATCTATCTATTGGGCGGTGGTTACCGTAACAACTGTGGGATATGGTGATGTATCTCCTATCACTCCTTTAGGAAAGTTTTTTGCAGTAGTATTAATGCTGGCCGGTTATTCCATCATTGCTGTTCCTACCGGAATAGTAACGGCAGAAATGCGAAATAAAAGACAAAACCTGGAAAAGGTATGTGACCGTTGCGGCAATGAAGATATTGATGATGACGCAAGGTACTGTAAACAGTGTGGCAAGAAATTAGCTTAA
- a CDS encoding Nif3-like dinuclear metal center hexameric protein, with translation MTISEVISEIEQRIPLQQAEDFDNVGLLCGIPSRNVSGILVCHDALENVVDEAIQKNCNLIVCFHPIIFSGLKSLTGKNYVERAVLKAIENKIAIYAIHTAFDNDFFGVNRGICNALGLKDQQILQPKKNNLKQLTVFVPKDYSERVKESLFAAGAGNIGFYDECSFTLNGNGTFRPIEGSKPFSGEQNVRENADEDMISVIFEAYKQGGIIAAMKSAHPYEEVAYQVYNLDNENQYSGLGMYGELEEAMEEKDFLRMVKEKFNLEVIKHSSFNDKKIKRVGVLGGSGASGIKAALSKKCDAYLTGDIKYHDYFLAESKMLICDIGHYESEQFVTQQLFEILSQKFSTFAISKSIEKTNPVNYFI, from the coding sequence ATGACAATAAGCGAAGTAATTTCAGAAATAGAGCAGCGTATTCCTTTACAACAGGCGGAAGATTTTGATAATGTAGGACTGTTGTGTGGGATTCCGTCCCGCAATGTAAGCGGAATCCTGGTTTGCCATGATGCGCTGGAAAATGTGGTGGATGAAGCTATTCAGAAGAATTGTAATCTTATCGTATGTTTTCATCCTATTATTTTTTCAGGGTTAAAATCTTTAACGGGAAAAAATTATGTAGAAAGAGCCGTTTTAAAAGCTATTGAAAATAAAATTGCCATTTATGCCATTCATACGGCTTTCGATAATGACTTTTTTGGAGTCAACCGGGGAATTTGTAATGCATTGGGATTAAAAGACCAGCAGATACTGCAGCCTAAAAAAAATAACTTAAAACAATTAACGGTTTTTGTTCCAAAAGATTATTCTGAGCGGGTAAAAGAATCTCTTTTTGCTGCGGGGGCAGGAAATATAGGCTTTTACGATGAATGCAGCTTTACTTTGAATGGGAATGGTACTTTCAGGCCTATAGAAGGGTCTAAACCATTCTCAGGAGAGCAAAATGTCCGTGAAAATGCTGATGAAGATATGATTTCTGTGATTTTTGAAGCTTATAAACAGGGAGGGATCATAGCAGCTATGAAATCAGCTCATCCTTATGAAGAAGTGGCCTATCAGGTTTATAATCTGGATAATGAAAATCAATATTCGGGATTGGGGATGTATGGTGAGCTGGAAGAAGCGATGGAAGAAAAAGACTTCCTAAGAATGGTGAAAGAAAAGTTTAATCTTGAAGTGATTAAACATTCCTCCTTTAATGATAAAAAAATTAAAAGAGTAGGAGTACTTGGAGGCTCCGGAGCCAGTGGAATAAAAGCTGCACTTTCTAAAAAATGTGATGCTTATCTTACCGGAGATATCAAATATCACGATTATTTTTTAGCCGAGTCTAAAATGCTGATCTGTGATATAGGGCACTATGAATCAGAACAATTTGTAACCCAACAATTATTTGAAATTTTATCACAAAAATTTAGTACATTTGCAATTTCAAAATCTATTGAAAAAACCAACCCAGTAAATTATTTCATTTAA
- a CDS encoding zinc ribbon domain-containing protein, with amino-acid sequence MAKTNDISVEEKLRALYDLQIIDSRLDEIRNTRGELPIEVEDLEIEIEGLEKRAEKFHADIKDQEDQIKTKHEVINHAKTLIEKYKSQQDNVRNNKEFEALSKEIEFQDLEIQLAEKRIKEFGAKIAHKNETLAELNAKIEDLKNHLKFKKEELDGLISETQKEEEYLLEQSKEFAAKIDERLLASYNRIRTNSINGLAVVGLERGAPKGSFFTIPPQKQMEIAQRKKIIIDEHSGKILVDDELVMEENEKMKSVIKF; translated from the coding sequence ATGGCAAAAACCAACGATATTTCAGTTGAAGAAAAATTAAGAGCTTTATACGATTTACAGATCATTGATTCAAGATTGGATGAAATCCGAAATACTAGAGGAGAATTGCCAATTGAAGTTGAAGATCTTGAAATTGAGATTGAAGGCCTTGAAAAAAGAGCTGAAAAATTTCATGCAGATATCAAAGATCAGGAAGATCAGATCAAAACAAAGCATGAAGTGATTAACCATGCAAAAACCTTAATTGAGAAATACAAATCTCAGCAGGATAATGTAAGAAACAATAAAGAGTTTGAAGCATTAAGCAAAGAGATTGAATTCCAGGATCTGGAAATTCAGCTTGCAGAAAAAAGAATTAAGGAATTCGGAGCTAAAATTGCTCACAAAAACGAAACCCTGGCTGAACTCAATGCAAAAATTGAGGATCTGAAAAATCACCTGAAGTTTAAAAAAGAAGAACTGGACGGTCTTATTTCTGAAACTCAAAAAGAAGAAGAATACTTACTGGAGCAGTCTAAAGAATTTGCTGCTAAAATTGATGAAAGATTGCTGGCTTCTTACAACAGAATCAGAACAAACTCTATCAACGGTCTTGCAGTAGTAGGTTTAGAGAGAGGAGCTCCTAAGGGGTCATTCTTCACGATTCCTCCTCAAAAGCAAATGGAAATTGCCCAGAGAAAGAAAATCATTATTGATGAGCATTCAGGTAAAATCCTTGTTGATGATGAGTTGGTAATGGAAGAAAACGAAAAAATGAAATCTGTAATTAAATTCTAA
- a CDS encoding AMP-dependent synthetase/ligase gives MTIKRLFDIPHYALEKYPKMDMFVTKYHGEWKKTSTQEFINEGNKISRGLLKLGIKPGDKIALITTNSRTEWAIMDFGISQIGVVSVPVYPSISPEDYEFIFNNAEIQYCFVSDKDLLNKVMKVKHNIPSLQGIFTFDNVSGAANWREILDLGKDESTQIEVEDLSNAINTEDLATIIYTSGTTGRPKGVMLTHNNIVSNVLGSIPRIPKKKSLDYKETRALSFLPICHIFERMLFYLYQYNGFSLYFAESIEKMGENVKEVKPHYMTVVPRLVEKVYDKIYNTGSSAGGLKSKIFFWALNLITKKKEISKPSGLQEIIADKLVFSKWREGLGGEIITLVSGSAALSTRLNLMFQNAGIPILEGYGLTETSPVISVNSFEKMKVGTVGIPLDNLKVKIQEDGEITVKGPSVFKGYFKNEEMTREAFTEEGYFKTGDIGHIDSDGFLQITDRKKEMFKTSGGKYIAPQTIENLAKASKFIEQIMVVGDGEKMPCALVQPDFEFAKSWAMRNNISIGSTPEEIAKSAELKQRIEKEIDGINEHLGNWEKIKKIELTPEVWSIETGLLTPTLKLKRKAVKEKFIDLYNKMYEHQE, from the coding sequence ATGACGATCAAGAGATTATTCGATATTCCACACTACGCTTTAGAAAAATATCCTAAAATGGATATGTTTGTGACGAAGTATCATGGTGAATGGAAAAAAACTTCTACCCAGGAGTTTATTAATGAGGGAAATAAGATATCCAGAGGACTATTAAAGCTAGGCATAAAACCGGGTGACAAGATCGCTCTGATCACTACCAATTCCCGTACAGAATGGGCTATAATGGATTTTGGGATTTCTCAGATAGGTGTGGTTTCCGTACCGGTTTATCCGAGTATTTCACCGGAAGATTATGAATTTATATTCAATAATGCCGAAATTCAATACTGTTTTGTTTCCGATAAAGACCTTCTCAACAAAGTGATGAAGGTGAAACATAATATTCCCAGCCTTCAGGGTATTTTCACTTTTGATAATGTAAGCGGAGCGGCTAACTGGAGAGAAATCCTGGATCTGGGAAAGGATGAATCCACACAGATTGAGGTGGAAGATCTTTCCAATGCCATTAATACCGAAGATCTCGCCACTATTATTTATACTTCAGGAACTACCGGAAGACCTAAGGGCGTTATGCTGACCCATAATAATATTGTATCCAATGTTTTGGGCTCCATTCCAAGAATTCCCAAGAAAAAAAGCCTGGATTATAAAGAAACCAGGGCATTGAGCTTCCTTCCTATTTGTCATATTTTCGAAAGGATGCTTTTTTACCTGTACCAGTATAACGGCTTTTCTCTTTATTTTGCCGAAAGTATCGAGAAAATGGGTGAAAACGTGAAAGAGGTGAAACCTCACTACATGACGGTAGTACCAAGATTGGTAGAAAAAGTATATGATAAGATTTACAATACAGGTTCTTCCGCTGGCGGATTGAAATCAAAAATATTCTTCTGGGCCCTCAATTTAATTACCAAAAAGAAAGAAATTTCAAAGCCTTCCGGATTGCAGGAAATCATTGCCGACAAACTGGTATTTTCAAAATGGAGAGAGGGACTGGGTGGTGAAATTATCACTTTGGTCTCAGGATCGGCTGCATTATCCACACGACTGAACCTGATGTTCCAGAATGCAGGAATTCCTATATTGGAAGGATATGGTTTAACGGAGACTTCACCGGTAATTTCAGTAAACAGTTTTGAAAAAATGAAAGTAGGAACTGTAGGAATTCCATTGGATAATTTAAAAGTAAAAATCCAGGAAGATGGTGAAATTACAGTAAAAGGGCCATCTGTTTTCAAGGGATACTTCAAAAATGAGGAAATGACCCGCGAAGCTTTCACCGAAGAGGGTTATTTTAAAACCGGAGATATCGGTCATATAGACAGTGACGGATTTTTACAGATTACCGACCGTAAAAAAGAAATGTTTAAAACTTCAGGCGGAAAATATATTGCCCCCCAGACTATTGAAAACCTTGCAAAAGCTTCTAAATTCATTGAACAGATCATGGTGGTAGGTGACGGTGAGAAAATGCCTTGCGCTTTGGTACAGCCGGATTTTGAATTTGCAAAGAGCTGGGCCATGAGGAATAATATAAGTATCGGCTCCACTCCTGAAGAGATAGCAAAAAGTGCTGAACTGAAACAAAGAATTGAAAAAGAGATTGACGGAATCAATGAACATTTGGGGAACTGGGAAAAAATCAAGAAAATTGAACTGACTCCTGAAGTATGGAGCATTGAAACCGGACTTCTGACCCCGACTCTTAAACTGAAAAGAAAAGCCGTAAAAGAGAAATTTATCGATCTTTACAATAAGATGTACGAACATCAGGAATAA
- a CDS encoding acyl-CoA dehydrogenase, whose protein sequence is MDFNLSEEQLMIQQAARDFAQNELLPGVIERDRDQKFPAEQVKKMGEMGLLGMMVDPKYGGAGMDSVSYVLAMEEIAKIDASAAVVMSVNNSLVCAGLEKFASEEQKVKYLTPLASGKVIGAFALSEPEAGSDATSQKTTAEDKGDYYLLNGIKNWITNGGTASYYIVIAQTDPEKKHKGINAFIVERGWEGFEIGPKEDKLGIRGSDTHSLIFNNVKVPKENRIGADGFGFNFAMAVLNGGRIGIASQALGIASGAYELALKYAKTRKAFKTEIINHQAIAFKLADMATQITAARMLCFKAACEKDAGKDISESGAMAKLYASQVAMDTTIEAVQIHGGYGYVKEYHVERLMRDAKITQIYEGTSEIQKIVISRSIAK, encoded by the coding sequence ATGGACTTTAATTTATCGGAAGAACAGCTGATGATTCAGCAGGCTGCAAGAGATTTTGCACAAAACGAACTATTACCTGGAGTTATTGAAAGAGACCGCGATCAGAAATTCCCTGCAGAACAGGTTAAGAAAATGGGAGAAATGGGACTTTTAGGAATGATGGTTGATCCAAAATACGGGGGTGCAGGTATGGACAGTGTGTCTTACGTTTTGGCCATGGAGGAGATCGCAAAAATAGATGCTTCTGCAGCAGTTGTAATGTCCGTAAACAACTCATTGGTTTGTGCCGGTCTTGAAAAATTTGCTTCTGAAGAGCAAAAAGTAAAATACCTTACTCCTCTGGCAAGCGGAAAGGTAATCGGAGCTTTTGCATTGTCTGAGCCTGAAGCAGGTTCTGATGCAACATCTCAGAAAACAACCGCAGAAGATAAAGGAGACTATTACCTTTTGAACGGGATCAAGAACTGGATTACCAATGGAGGTACGGCTTCTTATTATATTGTAATTGCACAAACGGATCCTGAAAAAAAGCATAAAGGAATCAACGCTTTCATCGTAGAAAGAGGATGGGAAGGTTTTGAAATAGGACCCAAAGAAGACAAATTGGGAATCAGAGGAAGTGATACCCACTCTTTAATTTTCAATAACGTAAAAGTTCCGAAGGAAAACAGAATCGGAGCAGACGGGTTTGGTTTCAATTTTGCAATGGCTGTACTGAACGGAGGTAGAATAGGGATCGCTTCCCAGGCTTTAGGAATTGCTTCCGGGGCTTACGAACTGGCATTGAAATATGCAAAGACAAGAAAAGCGTTCAAAACTGAAATTATCAACCATCAGGCGATTGCTTTCAAATTAGCTGATATGGCTACTCAGATTACTGCAGCAAGAATGTTGTGCTTCAAGGCAGCATGTGAAAAAGATGCAGGAAAAGATATTTCTGAAAGCGGAGCGATGGCAAAACTATATGCTTCTCAGGTAGCAATGGATACCACTATTGAAGCTGTACAAATCCATGGCGGATACGGATACGTGAAAGAATACCACGTAGAAAGATTAATGAGAGATGCCAAGATCACTCAGATCTATGAAGGAACTTCTGAAATCCAGAAAATTGTGATCTCAAGAAGTATCGCAAAATAA
- a CDS encoding DUF4349 domain-containing protein produces MKKFILLIAISGSFIACKKGGISQSKLEEAANSIDSTASVASDAIDNAGKTANNVLDSASIRIKDIEGAKNDIQEKIESTSKMVDSLSDKITSTKLESKIEKKDSAAKQSEKVATNVQAPKMIKETKIIYKEKPKNDSYELNIPKDKMVKTGYLVVRADNAETVKEIIREEAIKNNGYVKSENQSYIEPANPRDKNQKVYSLNIKVPIQHFDGLMEALNSNIGDIETRDIQVTGRNYTDNTICSIDVNITGKTEAEKEPDTFGGKSLAAIESGWDVVTSIVLFLLPLWPVFLVGGIGYYFYKKKKNNNIPDQDSH; encoded by the coding sequence ATGAAAAAGTTCATATTACTCATTGCTATTTCAGGTTCTTTTATTGCCTGTAAAAAAGGTGGGATTTCGCAATCTAAATTGGAAGAAGCTGCCAACAGTATAGACAGTACAGCTTCTGTTGCTTCAGACGCTATTGATAATGCCGGTAAAACAGCCAATAATGTCCTTGATTCTGCAAGTATCAGAATAAAAGATATTGAAGGAGCTAAAAATGATATTCAGGAGAAAATAGAAAGCACATCCAAAATGGTAGATTCTCTATCTGATAAAATTACATCTACAAAACTGGAGTCAAAAATTGAGAAAAAAGATTCTGCAGCGAAGCAATCTGAGAAGGTTGCGACAAACGTTCAAGCACCTAAAATGATTAAAGAAACCAAAATCATTTACAAAGAAAAACCTAAAAACGACAGCTATGAACTGAATATACCGAAAGATAAAATGGTAAAAACAGGCTATCTTGTGGTAAGAGCTGATAATGCTGAAACGGTAAAAGAAATCATCAGAGAAGAAGCCATCAAAAACAATGGATATGTTAAAAGTGAAAACCAGTCTTATATTGAACCGGCTAATCCACGTGATAAAAATCAAAAAGTTTACAGTTTGAATATCAAAGTTCCTATTCAGCATTTTGATGGATTAATGGAAGCTTTAAACAGCAATATTGGAGATATTGAAACCAGAGACATTCAGGTTACAGGACGTAATTATACAGATAACACCATCTGCAGCATTGATGTTAATATCACAGGTAAAACTGAAGCTGAAAAGGAACCTGATACTTTTGGCGGAAAATCATTAGCCGCTATTGAATCCGGCTGGGATGTGGTTACTTCCATCGTTCTTTTTCTTCTTCCCTTATGGCCGGTGTTTCTGGTTGGCGGTATTGGATACTATTTTTATAAAAAGAAGAAAAACAATAATATTCCTGATCAGGATTCTCACTAG
- a CDS encoding peptide chain release factor 3: MSDLIKEIQKRKTFGIISHPDAGKTTLTEKLLLFGGAIQEAGAVKSNKIKKGATSDFMEIERQRGISVATSVLAFEYRDHKINILDTPGHKDFAEDTYRTLTAVDSVIVVIDVAKGVEEQTEKLVQVCRMRNIPMLVFINKLDREGKDAFDLLDEVEQKLGLTVCPLSLPIGMGNDFQGIYNIWENNIQLFLEEKKQKVGDSIKFDDINDPSIDEVIGEKAANTLREELDLVQSVYPEFNREDYMKGNLQPVFFGSALNNFGVRELLDAFIDIAPMPQPKESDTRLVKPEENAFTGFVFKIHANMDPKHRDRLAFVKIVSGTFKRNENYLLVREGKKMKFSSPNAFFADKKEVVEESFPGDIVGLHDTGSFRIGDTLTAGEKLSFKGIPSFSPEHFRYINNSDPLKAKQLAKGIDQLMDEGVAQLFTLEMNGRKIIGTVGALQYEVIQYRLEHEYGAKCTYEPLSVHKACWVEADEKSEEFKEFARLKQRFLARDKYNQLVFLADSSFTIHMTQEKFPNVKLHFISEFREN, translated from the coding sequence ATGTCAGACTTAATCAAAGAAATACAAAAAAGAAAAACTTTTGGAATCATCTCTCACCCGGATGCAGGAAAGACAACCCTTACTGAAAAGCTACTTCTTTTCGGAGGGGCCATCCAGGAAGCGGGTGCGGTAAAATCCAATAAAATAAAAAAAGGAGCTACTTCCGACTTTATGGAAATTGAAAGACAGAGAGGGATCTCTGTAGCAACGTCCGTATTGGCTTTTGAATATAGAGATCACAAAATAAACATCCTTGATACTCCCGGGCACAAAGATTTTGCTGAGGATACCTACAGGACTTTAACGGCTGTAGATTCGGTAATTGTTGTTATTGACGTTGCAAAAGGGGTGGAAGAACAGACTGAAAAACTGGTTCAGGTATGCCGGATGAGAAACATTCCGATGCTGGTATTCATCAATAAGCTTGACCGTGAAGGTAAGGATGCCTTTGATCTGCTGGATGAAGTGGAACAAAAATTAGGCTTAACAGTTTGTCCGCTTTCTTTACCAATTGGTATGGGAAATGATTTTCAGGGAATTTATAATATCTGGGAAAACAATATTCAGTTATTTTTAGAAGAGAAAAAACAGAAAGTTGGAGATTCTATTAAGTTTGATGATATTAATGATCCTTCAATTGATGAAGTGATTGGTGAAAAAGCCGCTAATACTTTAAGGGAAGAACTGGACCTGGTCCAATCCGTTTACCCTGAATTCAATCGTGAAGATTATATGAAAGGTAATTTGCAGCCGGTTTTCTTCGGTTCTGCTTTAAATAATTTTGGAGTTCGTGAATTACTGGATGCCTTTATTGATATTGCTCCGATGCCACAGCCAAAAGAAAGTGATACCCGTCTGGTAAAGCCAGAAGAAAATGCTTTCACGGGGTTTGTTTTTAAAATCCATGCTAATATGGATCCTAAGCACAGGGACAGACTGGCTTTCGTGAAAATTGTTTCCGGAACATTCAAAAGAAATGAAAACTATCTGCTGGTAAGGGAAGGTAAAAAGATGAAATTCTCTTCGCCCAATGCGTTCTTTGCCGATAAAAAGGAGGTGGTAGAGGAAAGTTTTCCGGGGGATATTGTAGGTCTTCATGATACAGGAAGCTTCAGAATCGGTGATACGCTTACTGCCGGTGAAAAGCTTAGCTTTAAAGGGATTCCTAGCTTCTCTCCTGAACACTTCCGTTATATCAATAACAGTGATCCATTGAAAGCCAAACAACTGGCAAAAGGTATTGACCAGCTTATGGATGAAGGGGTTGCACAGCTATTTACCCTGGAAATGAACGGAAGAAAGATCATCGGTACCGTAGGGGCGCTTCAGTACGAAGTGATCCAGTACCGTCTTGAGCATGAATATGGTGCTAAATGTACTTATGAACCACTTTCCGTGCATAAGGCATGTTGGGTGGAAGCCGATGAAAAGTCAGAGGAATTCAAAGAATTTGCAAGATTAAAGCAGAGGTTTCTTGCCAGAGATAAGTATAATCAACTGGTATTCCTTGCTGATTCTTCGTTTACTATTCATATGACCCAGGAAAAATTCCCGAATGTGAAACTTCATTTTATCAGTGAATTCAGGGAAAACTAA
- a CDS encoding CPBP family intramembrane glutamic endopeptidase — MENSRYPKFTFTWLGAVTLVVGLFVGTMAVSLFSTFWKVIFKENLELKEWFLMVANSVGFLTAIAFFDFFIVRRTTHMKLNFNFSSVNFYTYLLVFPMMAGMMFISEFITAQIPTTGPFWGDFYEYFVRLMDQLTDDPVVMLIMTVVMASVFEEIIFRGIIQKGLINKGIAPWKAIVYASVIFGVVHGNPWQFISAVLLGCVLGLVYYKTKSLLIPMLLHGFNNLTLSLLVIYGKNESFAQAFKVSEWLILAIGLVLFSLFYYLFMKKYKVHYIEM; from the coding sequence ATGGAAAATAGCAGATATCCGAAGTTTACCTTCACGTGGTTAGGCGCTGTTACTTTAGTGGTGGGTTTATTTGTAGGAACTATGGCCGTTTCCCTATTCAGTACTTTTTGGAAAGTGATTTTCAAGGAGAATCTGGAGCTCAAAGAATGGTTCCTTATGGTGGCTAATTCTGTAGGATTTCTTACGGCAATTGCATTTTTCGATTTTTTTATTGTAAGGCGTACTACCCATATGAAGCTGAATTTCAATTTCTCTTCTGTTAATTTTTATACTTACCTTCTTGTATTTCCTATGATGGCCGGGATGATGTTTATTTCAGAATTTATTACGGCTCAGATTCCTACAACGGGACCTTTTTGGGGAGACTTTTATGAGTATTTTGTACGGCTTATGGATCAGCTGACGGATGACCCTGTTGTAATGCTTATTATGACAGTAGTTATGGCTTCTGTTTTTGAAGAAATTATCTTCAGGGGAATTATCCAGAAGGGACTGATCAATAAAGGTATTGCTCCATGGAAGGCTATTGTATATGCTTCGGTAATCTTTGGAGTGGTTCACGGAAATCCATGGCAGTTTATCAGTGCTGTATTGCTGGGATGTGTCCTGGGTTTGGTATATTATAAAACAAAATCCCTGCTGATCCCGATGTTACTGCATGGATTTAATAATCTGACCCTTTCATTATTGGTTATTTACGGTAAAAACGAAAGCTTTGCGCAAGCTTTTAAGGTATCAGAATGGTTGATATTAGCTATAGGGCTTGTACTTTTTTCTTTATTTTATTATCTGTTTATGAAAAAATACAAAGTACATTACATTGAAATGTAG